From a single Rhodococcus qingshengii JCM 15477 genomic region:
- a CDS encoding cystathionine gamma-synthase, whose protein sequence is MSEQRSKADNISWQGFSTKAVHAGYEPDPLTGAVNVPIYASSTFAQDGVGGMRSGFEYARTGNPTRRPLEANLAALESGTYGRAFSSGMAATDCLLRSVLRPGDHLVIPDDAYGGTFRLIDKVFTQWGIEYTPAPVSDVDAVRAAMKSNTKLVWVETPTNPLLNIGDIELLAEVAHEGNAKIVVDNTFASPYLQQPLQLGADIALHSTTKYIGGHSDVVGGALVCNDEELDTAFAFLQNGSGGVPGPFDAFLTLRGIKTLALRMERHSDNAEKVVELLDGHPAVAGVIYPGLASHPSHKVAAKQMRRFGGMISVRLKGGKAAALDLCSRTEIFTLAESLGGVESLIEFPGAMTHASTAGSALEVPDDLVRLSVGIEDASDLVGDIEQALS, encoded by the coding sequence ATGAGTGAGCAACGCAGCAAGGCCGACAACATCAGCTGGCAGGGTTTCTCCACGAAAGCGGTGCATGCGGGTTACGAACCCGATCCGCTGACCGGTGCGGTCAACGTGCCGATCTACGCGAGTTCCACCTTCGCCCAGGACGGCGTCGGTGGAATGCGCAGTGGCTTCGAGTACGCGCGAACGGGTAACCCCACCCGTCGCCCACTCGAGGCGAACCTCGCAGCGCTCGAATCCGGAACCTACGGCCGAGCGTTCAGTTCGGGAATGGCGGCCACCGACTGCCTGCTCCGTTCGGTACTTCGACCGGGCGATCACCTGGTCATCCCCGACGACGCGTACGGCGGAACCTTCCGCCTCATCGACAAGGTCTTCACGCAGTGGGGGATCGAGTACACCCCGGCTCCGGTGTCCGACGTCGATGCGGTGCGCGCGGCGATGAAGTCCAACACCAAGCTGGTCTGGGTCGAGACGCCCACGAACCCGCTGCTCAATATCGGTGACATCGAGCTCCTTGCCGAGGTCGCCCACGAGGGCAACGCAAAGATCGTGGTGGACAACACCTTCGCCTCGCCGTACCTGCAGCAGCCGCTGCAGCTCGGTGCCGACATCGCGCTGCACTCCACGACCAAGTACATCGGCGGACACTCCGACGTGGTCGGTGGCGCTCTCGTCTGCAACGACGAAGAACTGGACACCGCGTTTGCCTTCCTGCAGAACGGATCCGGCGGCGTTCCCGGCCCGTTCGACGCGTTCCTGACGTTGCGCGGAATCAAGACACTGGCGCTGCGCATGGAGCGTCACAGTGACAACGCGGAGAAGGTCGTCGAATTGCTCGACGGCCACCCCGCGGTTGCCGGCGTCATCTACCCCGGACTGGCTTCGCATCCGTCGCACAAGGTCGCGGCCAAGCAGATGCGACGCTTCGGCGGCATGATCTCCGTCCGCCTCAAGGGCGGCAAGGCGGCAGCTCTCGACCTGTGCTCGCGCACCGAGATCTTCACGCTGGCAGAATCTCTCGGCGGAGTCGAATCCCTCATCGAATTCCCCGGTGCGATGACCCACGCCTCGACGGCCGGTTCCGCTCTCGAGGTTCCCGACGATCTGGTTCGCCTGTCGGTCGGCATCGAAGACGCCTCCGATCTGGTCGGCGACATCGAGCAAGCGCTGTCCTGA